In Neisseria animalis, a single window of DNA contains:
- a CDS encoding M61 family metallopeptidase, which yields MLNYKITPNPKAHQWQIVLSFSQNKPLPVEVVLPDWVPGSYLIRDFSRHIVQINAFCNGGQVGLVQQSKSRWLAEGQVGEWQICYTVYAFDLSVRGSFLSTERGFFDGACLFLSVKGYESQPHRVELLELPVGWQVATALPQIGEQVFQTASYGELIDCPVELGRIEFLDFEAAGIPHRIALSGLYRDFDRARLVGDIRKICEAELAMFPKPVPFAEYWFLLHVGDNIYGGLEHISSTALLADRNSLPPHGMAAANSDYTQLLGLFSHEYFHAWNVKSIKPEVFAPYDLSKENYTEQLWAFEGITSYYDDLLLARSGVIAPDAYVLLLAQAITRVQQTKGRLQQTLAESSFTAWNKFYKQDENSPNAIVSYYQKGALAALCLDLLIRQKSGGKQSLDNVMQQHYLDWCATRSGIPEKQWQVRCRQITGLDLEDFFQTALYSTEDLPLEECLASVGIELAWHALPRSHGGGVVTDTVEVSAAPDLGARFKQHADYAVLTHVLNGGSAENGALCPQDKIIAVNGYSCTDLAGQWSQYAVGERVRVHFFRSGVLHESVLTVQAAEAATALLRIVDKERLENWLFNR from the coding sequence ATGCTAAATTATAAAATCACACCCAACCCGAAAGCCCATCAGTGGCAGATTGTATTAAGTTTTAGTCAAAACAAACCATTGCCCGTTGAAGTTGTATTGCCCGACTGGGTGCCGGGCAGTTATCTGATTCGTGATTTTTCACGTCATATTGTTCAAATCAATGCTTTTTGCAATGGCGGGCAAGTGGGTCTGGTACAGCAAAGCAAGAGCAGGTGGTTGGCGGAAGGGCAGGTCGGGGAGTGGCAGATTTGCTACACCGTTTATGCGTTTGATTTGTCGGTGCGCGGTTCTTTTTTAAGTACCGAACGCGGCTTTTTTGACGGTGCGTGTTTGTTTTTGAGTGTGAAAGGTTATGAAAGCCAACCGCATCGGGTTGAGCTGTTGGAGCTGCCCGTAGGTTGGCAGGTGGCGACTGCTTTGCCGCAAATAGGGGAGCAGGTTTTTCAGACGGCCTCTTACGGTGAATTGATTGATTGTCCGGTTGAGTTGGGGCGGATTGAGTTTTTGGATTTTGAGGCGGCAGGTATTCCGCACCGTATTGCATTGAGCGGTTTGTACCGGGATTTTGACCGAGCCCGTTTGGTCGGCGACATTCGGAAAATTTGCGAGGCCGAATTGGCGATGTTTCCGAAGCCGGTGCCGTTTGCGGAATATTGGTTTTTGCTGCACGTTGGCGATAATATTTACGGTGGATTGGAGCACATCAGCAGTACGGCGCTGCTTGCCGACCGCAACAGTCTGCCGCCGCACGGTATGGCTGCGGCCAATTCCGACTACACCCAACTGCTCGGATTGTTCAGCCATGAGTATTTTCATGCGTGGAACGTGAAATCCATCAAGCCTGAAGTGTTTGCGCCTTATGATTTGTCTAAGGAAAATTATACGGAGCAGCTTTGGGCGTTTGAGGGCATTACATCTTATTATGATGACTTGTTGCTGGCGCGTAGCGGCGTGATTGCACCCGATGCTTATGTTTTATTGCTTGCACAGGCCATTACGCGCGTACAGCAGACCAAAGGCCGTCTGCAACAGACATTGGCAGAGTCCAGCTTTACGGCGTGGAATAAGTTTTACAAACAAGATGAAAACAGTCCGAACGCCATCGTCAGCTATTATCAGAAAGGTGCGCTGGCGGCATTGTGTTTGGATTTGCTCATCAGGCAAAAGAGTGGCGGCAAGCAGTCGCTGGATAATGTGATGCAGCAGCATTATCTTGACTGGTGTGCCACCCGGTCGGGCATACCCGAAAAGCAATGGCAGGTAAGATGCCGGCAAATAACGGGTTTGGATTTGGAGGACTTTTTTCAGACGGCTTTGTATTCGACTGAGGATTTGCCGTTGGAGGAGTGCTTGGCAAGTGTCGGTATCGAATTGGCTTGGCACGCTCTGCCGCGCAGTCACGGAGGGGGTGTGGTTACGGATACGGTTGAAGTTTCGGCGGCTCCCGATTTGGGTGCGCGGTTCAAACAGCATGCCGATTATGCGGTGCTGACTCATGTGCTGAATGGCGGCAGCGCGGAAAACGGTGCGCTGTGTCCCCAAGATAAAATCATTGCCGTGAATGGTTACAGCTGTACGGATTTGGCGGGGCAGTGGTCGCAATATGCCGTTGGCGAGCGTGTCCGCGTACACTTTTTCCGTTCGGGCGTGCTGCATGAAAGTGTATTGACGGTTCAGGCGGCGGAAGCGGCAACCGCATTGCTGCGGATTGTCGATAAAGAACGCTTAGAAAATTGGTTGTTTAATCGGTAG
- the ccoN gene encoding cytochrome-c oxidase, cbb3-type subunit I: protein MDTQTYNYKVVRQFAIMTVVWGIVGMLVGVIVAAQLYAPSLNLSEIGPWFHFGRLRPLHTNAVIFAFGGCGLFATSYYVVQRTCNTRLFCGPLAAFTFWGWQAVIVLAVITLPLGYTQGKEYAELEWPIDLLITLVWVAYAIVFFGTIAKRKVKHIYVANWFYGAFILAVALLHIVNNISIPASVMKSYPVYSGAIDAMVQWWYGHNAVGFFLTAGFLGMMYYFVPKQAGRPVYSYRLSVVHFWALVFTYMWAGPHHLHYTALPDWTQSLGMILSLILFAPSWGGMINGIMTLSGAWDKLRTDPILKFLIVSLSFYGMSTFEGPMMSIKTVNALSHYTDWTVAHVHAGALGWVGFVTIGSVYYLVPRLFGKEQMYSTKLIEAHFWIATIGVVLYIAAMWIAGVMQGLMWGSLNDDGTLTYSFVESVKRTMPYYAIRVAGGLLYLAGMFIMAYNVYRTIISGKAVDAEIPAVSQTHH from the coding sequence ATGGACACACAAACTTATAACTACAAAGTGGTGCGCCAGTTCGCCATCATGACTGTAGTTTGGGGGATTGTGGGTATGCTGGTCGGCGTAATTGTTGCCGCCCAATTATACGCACCTTCTCTCAATTTATCCGAAATCGGCCCGTGGTTCCACTTCGGCCGTCTGCGTCCGCTGCACACCAATGCGGTTATTTTCGCATTCGGCGGCTGCGGCTTGTTTGCCACATCATACTATGTCGTACAGCGTACCTGTAACACCCGACTGTTCTGCGGCCCCTTGGCTGCTTTCACTTTCTGGGGTTGGCAGGCGGTTATCGTACTGGCCGTTATTACCTTGCCGCTGGGCTACACCCAAGGTAAAGAGTATGCAGAGCTGGAATGGCCAATCGACCTGCTGATTACTTTGGTATGGGTTGCCTATGCCATCGTATTCTTCGGTACGATTGCCAAACGCAAAGTGAAACACATCTATGTAGCCAACTGGTTCTACGGTGCATTCATCTTGGCGGTTGCATTGCTGCACATTGTCAACAATATCAGCATTCCGGCCAGCGTGATGAAGTCTTACCCTGTATATTCCGGCGCAATCGACGCAATGGTACAGTGGTGGTACGGTCACAACGCCGTAGGCTTCTTCCTGACTGCCGGCTTCTTAGGTATGATGTACTATTTCGTACCGAAACAAGCAGGCCGTCCGGTTTACTCTTACCGCCTGTCTGTCGTGCACTTCTGGGCATTGGTCTTCACTTATATGTGGGCCGGTCCGCACCACCTGCACTACACCGCCCTGCCCGACTGGACTCAATCTTTGGGTATGATTCTGTCGCTGATTCTGTTTGCACCATCTTGGGGCGGCATGATTAACGGTATCATGACCCTGTCTGGCGCATGGGACAAACTGCGTACAGACCCGATTCTGAAGTTCCTGATTGTTTCATTGTCCTTCTACGGTATGTCTACCTTCGAAGGCCCGATGATGTCCATCAAAACCGTAAACGCCTTGAGCCACTACACCGACTGGACGGTAGCACACGTACACGCCGGCGCATTGGGTTGGGTAGGCTTTGTAACCATCGGTTCCGTTTACTACCTTGTTCCGCGCCTGTTCGGCAAAGAGCAAATGTACAGCACCAAATTGATTGAAGCACACTTCTGGATCGCCACCATCGGCGTCGTACTCTACATTGCCGCAATGTGGATTGCCGGCGTGATGCAAGGTCTGATGTGGGGTTCGTTGAACGACGACGGTACGCTGACCTACTCTTTCGTAGAATCAGTAAAACGCACCATGCCTTACTACGCCATCCGTGTAGCAGGTGGTCTGTTGTACTTGGCAGGTATGTTCATCATGGCATACAACGTTTACCGCACCATCATCAGTGGCAAAGCGGTTGATGCCGAGATTCCTGCGGTTTCGCAAACCCACCACTAA
- the ccoO gene encoding cytochrome-c oxidase, cbb3-type subunit II has translation MKLQQLAEEKVGILIVFTLLVASVGLLIEVVPLFFSKAVTQPAPGVKPYSALQVAGRDVYVREGCYNCHSQMIRPFRAETERYGHYSIAGESVYDRPFQWGSKRTGPDLARVGGRYSDEWHRIHLINPRDVVPESNMPAFPWLAQTKVNIDATIGNMKALRAVGTPYSDEELAKAPEELKNKSELDAVVAYLQGLGLALKNVR, from the coding sequence ATGAAATTACAACAATTAGCTGAAGAAAAAGTCGGCATTCTGATTGTATTTACCTTGCTTGTGGCCAGCGTGGGCTTGTTGATTGAGGTCGTGCCGCTGTTTTTCTCCAAAGCAGTTACCCAACCCGCACCCGGCGTGAAGCCATACAGCGCACTGCAGGTAGCAGGCCGCGATGTATATGTCCGCGAAGGTTGCTACAACTGTCACTCGCAAATGATTCGTCCGTTCCGTGCAGAAACCGAGCGTTACGGTCACTACTCCATTGCCGGCGAGTCGGTTTACGACCGTCCGTTCCAATGGGGCTCCAAACGCACCGGTCCGGATTTGGCCCGTGTAGGTGGTCGTTATTCAGACGAATGGCACCGTATCCACTTGATCAATCCGCGCGATGTCGTGCCTGAATCCAATATGCCCGCATTCCCGTGGCTGGCTCAAACCAAAGTCAACATCGATGCAACCATCGGCAACATGAAAGCCTTGCGCGCCGTCGGTACGCCTTACAGCGATGAAGAATTGGCCAAAGCACCTGAGGAATTGAAAAACAAATCCGAACTGGATGCCGTTGTTGCCTACCTGCAAGGCTTGGGCTTGGCATTGAAAAACGTAAGGTAA
- a CDS encoding cbb3-type cytochrome oxidase subunit 3, whose product MDINWVRSLFTVWVFISFILVLYIVFNRRNKKNYDDAANSIFDNENNTDEKNGR is encoded by the coding sequence ATGGACATCAACTGGGTACGCTCGCTTTTTACAGTTTGGGTTTTTATCAGCTTCATACTGGTGCTCTATATTGTGTTTAACCGACGCAATAAGAAAAACTACGACGATGCTGCCAACAGTATTTTCGACAATGAAAACAACACTGATGAAAAAAACGGGCGTTAA
- the ccoP gene encoding cytochrome-c oxidase, cbb3-type subunit III: MNTTSQFTSNFWNIYIAAIVVLSFIGLAWLLISQNVVKLKKGEEAKTTGHEWDGIEEYNNPLPRWWFWLYVLTWIFGAVYIVLYPGVGDFKGVLGWTSHNQYEKEVAKAEEQYKPLYAKFANMPIEQVAKDPQVQQIGKNMFDTYCIQCHGADAKGSKGFPNLTDHDWLWGGEPEQIRETIEKGRVGVMAAWGPALGEERVKDVAHYVMSLSKPKDQYDEDRAARGKALFHGGPANCFTCHGDQGQGVQGLGPNLSDDVWLWGGTQKAIIETITNGRHGQMPAWANFLDNDKLHIMTAYVWGLSNKDGKAPAPKAQPAAAAQPATASAAAAQPTEPAAPVAEQAAAPADDADGVVLSNKDGKPQGIFYFATGKSDVSANAAGVLEEIIKAGKDGKRLVVSGYTDSTGNAAANAELSKKRAQAVQAFFEAQGVKAENIELRKPEDTTAAQGDNAAGRRVEVTVEG, translated from the coding sequence ATGAACACAACATCCCAATTTACCAGTAATTTCTGGAATATATATATTGCCGCCATCGTCGTGCTCAGCTTTATCGGTTTGGCTTGGCTGCTGATTTCGCAAAACGTCGTCAAACTGAAAAAAGGCGAAGAGGCGAAAACCACGGGTCATGAATGGGACGGTATTGAAGAATACAATAACCCCCTGCCCCGCTGGTGGTTCTGGCTGTATGTATTGACTTGGATTTTTGGTGCGGTTTACATCGTACTCTACCCCGGCGTAGGCGATTTCAAAGGCGTATTGGGCTGGACCAGCCACAATCAATATGAAAAAGAAGTAGCCAAAGCCGAAGAGCAATACAAACCTCTGTATGCCAAGTTTGCCAACATGCCGATTGAGCAAGTGGCAAAAGATCCCCAAGTGCAGCAAATCGGTAAGAATATGTTTGATACTTACTGTATCCAATGTCACGGTGCGGACGCCAAAGGTTCCAAAGGCTTCCCGAACCTGACCGACCACGACTGGCTGTGGGGCGGCGAGCCTGAGCAAATCCGTGAAACCATCGAAAAAGGCCGTGTCGGCGTGATGGCTGCATGGGGTCCTGCCTTGGGTGAAGAGCGCGTAAAAGACGTAGCACACTATGTAATGTCCCTGTCCAAACCTAAAGACCAATACGACGAAGACCGTGCCGCACGCGGTAAAGCACTGTTCCACGGCGGTCCTGCCAACTGTTTCACCTGTCACGGTGATCAAGGTCAAGGCGTACAAGGTTTAGGTCCGAATCTGTCCGACGATGTATGGTTGTGGGGCGGTACGCAAAAAGCGATTATCGAAACCATCACCAACGGCCGCCACGGTCAAATGCCTGCTTGGGCAAACTTCTTGGACAACGACAAACTGCATATCATGACTGCATACGTTTGGGGCTTGTCCAATAAAGACGGCAAAGCGCCTGCTCCTAAAGCGCAACCTGCCGCCGCTGCTCAGCCCGCAACAGCATCAGCCGCCGCAGCCCAACCTACTGAACCTGCCGCTCCGGTAGCAGAACAAGCAGCAGCTCCGGCCGATGATGCAGACGGCGTGGTACTCTCAAATAAAGACGGCAAACCGCAAGGTATCTTCTATTTCGCCACCGGTAAAAGCGATGTTTCCGCCAATGCCGCCGGCGTACTGGAAGAAATCATCAAAGCTGGTAAAGACGGCAAACGTCTAGTTGTCAGCGGTTATACCGACAGCACCGGCAATGCCGCAGCCAATGCCGAGCTCTCTAAAAAACGCGCCCAAGCCGTACAAGCGTTTTTTGAAGCACAAGGCGTGAAAGCAGAAAATATCGAATTGCGTAAGCCTGAAGATACAACTGCCGCCCAAGGCGACAATGCTGCCGGCCGCCGCGTAGAAGTAACCGTAGAAGGCTAA
- the queC gene encoding 7-cyano-7-deazaguanine synthase QueC, which produces MHNQKALVIFSGGQDSTTCLLQAIETYGRGNVQAITFQYGQRHAVELERACWIAQDLGIPQTVLDLSLMQHITRNALMSDGAEIQTAENGIPNTFVDGRNALFLLYAAIFAKGQGIRHIIAGVCETDFSGYPDCRDIFVKSMNVTLNLAMDYDFQIHTPLMYLTKAQTWKLADDLGRLNYVREHTHTCYNGVIGGCGECPSCILRERGLAEYLAEKP; this is translated from the coding sequence ATGCACAATCAAAAAGCCTTGGTCATCTTTTCCGGTGGTCAAGATTCAACCACCTGCCTGCTGCAGGCCATTGAAACATATGGCCGCGGCAATGTGCAGGCCATTACCTTTCAATACGGCCAACGCCATGCCGTCGAGCTGGAACGCGCGTGCTGGATTGCACAGGATTTGGGTATTCCCCAAACCGTGCTTGACTTGAGCTTGATGCAGCATATTACCCGCAATGCCTTGATGAGCGATGGAGCGGAAATTCAGACGGCCGAAAACGGCATACCGAATACGTTCGTCGACGGGCGCAATGCCTTGTTTCTGCTTTATGCCGCCATTTTTGCCAAGGGTCAGGGTATCCGGCACATTATTGCCGGCGTGTGTGAAACCGACTTTTCCGGCTATCCCGACTGCCGCGACATCTTTGTCAAGTCCATGAATGTTACCCTCAATCTGGCGATGGATTACGATTTCCAAATCCACACCCCGTTGATGTATCTGACCAAAGCGCAAACGTGGAAGCTGGCCGACGACTTAGGCCGTCTGAATTATGTACGCGAACATACCCATACCTGCTACAACGGCGTTATCGGCGGCTGCGGCGAATGTCCGAGCTGCATATTGCGCGAGCGCGGTTTGGCAGAATATCTGGCGGAAAAGCCATGA
- the queD gene encoding 6-carboxytetrahydropterin synthase QueD gives MKITKIFTFDSSHMLDGHDGKCQNLHGHTYKLEITVSDGLIQGGAKDGMVMDFTDLKAIVKQQIIDPFDHAFIYDGSNERESRIAALLEEWNMKTLRLQRRTTAENMTVEIYGRLQNAGINVCSVKLWETPTSCAEYEGENE, from the coding sequence ATGAAAATCACTAAAATCTTCACTTTTGATTCGTCGCACATGCTCGACGGTCACGACGGCAAGTGCCAAAACCTGCACGGCCATACTTACAAGCTGGAAATTACCGTTTCAGACGGCCTGATTCAGGGCGGGGCGAAAGACGGCATGGTAATGGATTTCACCGACCTCAAAGCCATCGTCAAGCAGCAAATCATCGACCCGTTCGATCACGCCTTTATCTACGACGGCAGCAATGAGCGGGAAAGCCGAATCGCCGCGCTGTTGGAGGAGTGGAACATGAAAACCCTGCGCCTTCAACGCCGCACCACCGCCGAAAACATGACCGTTGAAATATACGGCCGTCTGCAAAATGCAGGCATAAACGTATGCAGCGTCAAGCTGTGGGAAACACCGACCTCTTGCGCCGAATACGAAGGAGAAAACGAATGA